Proteins found in one Hypericibacter terrae genomic segment:
- a CDS encoding DUF2189 domain-containing protein, which yields MTEAIRNPVEWSVDQMKNLGHALGEAGHAIGHTKTTLHSPAPALHRIRASELKDVIRKGFADYGAYRTDVIALCVFYPVVGLLLARAVYGHAMLPLLFPLASGFALIGPFAALGLYEMSREREHGERASWVNAFAVLKAPAIGPILLLGLGLVLLFLVWLAVAWLLYAVTLGPAVPLSIGAFARDLFTTGAGWTLIVVGCGIGFLFALLAMSISVISFPLLLDKDVGLDTAVRTSIRAVRMNPGPMAAWGLIVVGGLVLGSIPLFLGLIVVMPVLGHATWHLYRKLVAG from the coding sequence ATGACTGAAGCCATCCGCAACCCGGTCGAGTGGAGCGTGGACCAGATGAAAAATCTGGGCCACGCGCTGGGCGAAGCCGGCCATGCCATCGGCCACACCAAGACGACGCTGCATTCGCCGGCCCCCGCCCTGCATCGCATCCGCGCGAGCGAGCTCAAGGATGTGATCCGCAAGGGCTTCGCCGATTACGGCGCCTATCGCACCGACGTGATCGCGCTCTGCGTGTTCTACCCCGTGGTGGGCCTGCTGCTGGCGCGCGCGGTCTATGGCCATGCCATGCTGCCGCTGCTGTTCCCGCTGGCCTCGGGCTTCGCCCTCATCGGACCCTTCGCGGCCCTCGGCCTCTATGAGATGAGCCGCGAGCGCGAGCACGGGGAGCGGGCGAGCTGGGTCAACGCCTTCGCGGTGCTGAAGGCGCCGGCGATCGGCCCGATCCTGCTGCTGGGGCTGGGACTCGTCCTCCTGTTCCTGGTCTGGCTCGCGGTCGCCTGGCTGCTCTATGCGGTGACCCTGGGGCCGGCGGTCCCGCTCTCGATCGGCGCCTTCGCGCGCGATCTCTTCACCACCGGCGCCGGCTGGACGCTCATCGTCGTCGGCTGCGGTATCGGATTCCTCTTCGCGCTCCTCGCCATGTCGATCAGCGTCATCTCCTTCCCGCTGCTGCTCGACAAGGATGTCGGGCTCGACACCGCGGTGCGGACCTCGATCCGCGCGGTGCGGATGAATCCGGGACCGATGGCGGCCTGGGGCCTGATCGTCGTGGGCGGGCTGGTGCTGGGTTCGATCCCGCTCTTCCTGGGGCTGATCGTGGTGATGCCGGTGCTGGGACACGCGACCTGGCATCTCTATCGCAAGCTGGTCGCGGGGTAG
- a CDS encoding methyltransferase family protein, with protein sequence MTATPPDRPAILVFPPLVPLAVLLLGLLLQWLLPLGLLAQIAPLGRHIVGILAFVGGMALVIVANRFFQSIGTNTRPTLPATALATEGVFAHIRNPMYVGGCIALFGVAVGFALDWVLLLTLASLPLLHYGIVLREETYLETKFGEPYRRYKAAVPRYGWKA encoded by the coding sequence ATGACCGCCACCCCGCCAGACCGCCCTGCCATCCTCGTCTTCCCCCCGCTCGTGCCCTTGGCCGTGCTGCTGCTGGGGCTCCTGCTGCAATGGCTTCTGCCCCTGGGGCTCCTGGCGCAGATCGCGCCGCTGGGGCGCCATATCGTCGGCATCCTCGCCTTCGTCGGCGGCATGGCGCTGGTGATCGTCGCCAATCGCTTCTTCCAGTCGATCGGCACCAACACACGACCCACCCTGCCCGCGACGGCGCTGGCGACCGAGGGCGTCTTCGCCCATATCCGCAACCCGATGTATGTCGGCGGTTGCATCGCGCTCTTCGGCGTGGCGGTCGGTTTCGCGCTCGACTGGGTCCTGCTGCTCACGCTGGCGAGCCTGCCCCTGCTCCATTACGGCATCGTGCTGCGCGAGGAGACCTATCTCGAGACCAAATTCGGCGAGCCCTACCGCCGCTACAAGGCGGCCGTGCCGCGCTATGGCTGGAAGGCCTGA
- a CDS encoding ComEC/Rec2 family competence protein, producing the protein MSSPILVRGYIVGFGDCILLTLPDGNQTRNILIDFGRAPNDASSLQRFPDIARDIAKRTGKHLDLVIMTHEHLDHMEGFYRERQVFDDIQVDRVWMSLPSHPDYYRNYPKAKLQKSLRAGLASFAAQARRRGLVLHPGFQSLLENNLSNADRIGYLRQLGKKPVAYLARGEGVAATKLFKNIKIEVLAPEPDVSIYYSAKARENALTTALAATMGAGRHGNSHGAGIDWGFPSVPRAEKSDLGGISPSDFERLRRTIREDGVAAARFIDRAQNNTSLCLLIEVAGKRLLLPGDAELESWEMIAKKCKAALKPVDFLKVAHHGSHNGTPLDLLDSLLPVSRKSKAQVLVSTKKNVYGTQNPVPDSSLLDELKRRCRKLVTTDGLTGTSVELAI; encoded by the coding sequence ATGAGCAGCCCCATCCTGGTTCGCGGCTATATCGTCGGCTTCGGCGACTGCATCCTGCTCACTCTGCCCGACGGCAATCAGACCCGGAACATCCTGATCGACTTCGGGCGGGCTCCCAATGACGCCTCCAGCCTGCAGCGCTTCCCGGACATCGCGCGCGACATTGCCAAGCGTACCGGCAAGCATCTCGACCTGGTGATCATGACGCACGAGCATCTCGATCACATGGAGGGCTTCTATCGCGAGCGGCAGGTGTTCGACGACATCCAGGTCGATCGCGTCTGGATGAGCCTCCCCAGCCACCCGGACTATTACCGCAACTATCCGAAGGCGAAGCTGCAGAAGAGCCTTCGCGCGGGTCTGGCAAGTTTCGCCGCGCAGGCGCGCCGACGCGGCCTCGTCCTCCATCCGGGCTTTCAGTCGCTGCTCGAGAACAACCTGTCGAACGCCGATCGGATCGGCTATCTGCGCCAGCTCGGCAAAAAGCCGGTCGCCTATCTCGCGCGCGGCGAAGGCGTAGCGGCGACCAAGCTCTTCAAGAACATCAAGATCGAGGTCCTGGCCCCGGAGCCGGATGTCAGCATCTATTACAGCGCGAAGGCGCGCGAGAATGCGTTGACGACGGCGCTCGCCGCGACAATGGGGGCCGGCCGTCACGGGAACAGTCACGGGGCCGGGATCGACTGGGGTTTTCCATCGGTGCCGCGCGCGGAAAAGAGCGATCTCGGCGGCATCTCGCCCAGCGATTTCGAGCGGCTCCGCCGGACCATTCGCGAGGACGGCGTCGCCGCGGCGCGGTTCATCGACCGGGCGCAGAACAACACCTCGCTCTGCCTGTTGATCGAAGTCGCCGGCAAGCGGCTGCTGCTGCCGGGCGATGCCGAGCTCGAGAGCTGGGAGATGATCGCGAAGAAATGCAAGGCCGCTCTGAAGCCGGTCGATTTCCTCAAGGTCGCCCATCATGGCAGTCACAACGGGACGCCGCTGGACCTCCTGGACTCGCTCCTGCCGGTTTCGCGAAAGAGCAAGGCCCAGGTACTGGTTTCGACGAAGAAGAATGTCTATGGCACCCAGAACCCGGTCCCCGACAGCTCGCTTCTCGATGAGCTGAAGCGACGCTGCCGCAAGCTGGTGACGACCGACGGCCTTACGGGCACCTCCGTCGAGCTTGCGATCTAG
- a CDS encoding gluzincin family metallopeptidase — MQVKILPKDPLVAREQGLWPLETPLSIATAHDGPTSARVAVIDYNADLDTRFASAKALKNGKGFHGIARLRHNRILDDFNFHQVNAWAIVEQILTKMEGEYALARPIPWASGLGRLLILPHAGYQENAFYDRGTGALHFFYFEGLDGKPVYTCLSHDIVAHELGHAILDGLKPGYNEICSPETAGFHEYFGDAVAMMSSLDIDEIARIVTRGAPARLSARNLVSAIASEFGAAIHRLPDEAYLRGAWNNRKMGDLRGTFEEHDWSEILTGAYYDLLEYLYRHQLESRDDRRGLEGVRGVGERQRRCIQALFGAANKTSNIMLRAIDYCPPVDVRYEEYARAVIRADEVAYPTDPLGIRAQLRRIFRRRQIGLTNENTGARDQTIYELRATADIDAITATPADAYRFLDQYRALFGIPADANLRVPSVYRTNKRAKSGYRPPKERVIEFTWSDDVRLEGRRFGALAGGFLPLYCGGTLVFDGNGNFLHSSLVLPTPQRRRALLAYVAFLVRDGRIGVVDGARGIGAPGIDSFPVRAILEGNRVRLERNAAMRHGRPGDGHP, encoded by the coding sequence GTGCAGGTCAAGATCCTGCCGAAGGATCCGCTCGTTGCCCGCGAGCAAGGCCTCTGGCCCCTCGAAACGCCGCTCAGCATCGCGACGGCCCATGACGGCCCGACCAGCGCCCGGGTCGCGGTCATCGATTACAATGCCGACCTCGACACGCGTTTTGCTTCCGCCAAGGCGCTGAAGAACGGCAAGGGATTTCACGGTATCGCGCGGCTCCGCCACAATCGCATTCTCGACGACTTCAATTTTCATCAGGTGAATGCATGGGCCATCGTTGAGCAGATCCTGACCAAGATGGAGGGCGAGTATGCTCTCGCCCGCCCCATACCCTGGGCGTCCGGACTGGGCCGGCTGCTAATTCTGCCTCACGCGGGCTACCAGGAGAACGCCTTCTATGACCGCGGCACCGGGGCGCTGCATTTCTTCTATTTCGAAGGGCTGGACGGAAAGCCGGTTTATACCTGCCTCTCGCATGACATCGTCGCGCATGAGCTGGGCCATGCCATCCTCGACGGGCTGAAGCCCGGTTATAACGAGATCTGCTCGCCCGAGACGGCGGGTTTCCACGAATATTTCGGCGATGCCGTCGCCATGATGTCGAGCCTCGACATCGACGAAATCGCCCGGATCGTGACCAGGGGCGCGCCGGCGCGCCTGTCCGCCAGGAATCTCGTCTCCGCCATCGCCAGCGAGTTCGGCGCCGCGATCCACCGACTTCCCGATGAGGCCTATCTTCGCGGTGCCTGGAACAACCGGAAGATGGGCGACTTGCGCGGAACCTTCGAAGAGCATGACTGGTCCGAGATCCTCACCGGCGCCTATTACGATCTGCTGGAATATCTCTACCGGCACCAGCTCGAGAGCAGGGACGACAGGCGCGGATTGGAAGGCGTTCGCGGCGTGGGCGAGCGCCAGCGGCGCTGCATCCAGGCGCTGTTCGGTGCCGCCAACAAGACGTCGAACATCATGTTGCGGGCCATCGATTATTGCCCGCCGGTCGACGTTCGCTATGAGGAGTATGCCCGCGCCGTGATCCGCGCGGACGAAGTGGCCTATCCGACCGATCCATTGGGCATTCGAGCGCAGCTCCGGCGCATCTTCCGGAGACGGCAGATCGGGCTGACGAACGAGAATACCGGCGCGCGCGATCAGACGATCTATGAGCTTCGCGCCACGGCGGACATCGACGCCATCACCGCAACGCCCGCCGACGCCTACCGCTTCCTCGATCAGTATCGGGCCCTGTTCGGCATCCCGGCCGATGCCAATCTGCGGGTGCCGTCGGTCTATCGTACCAACAAGCGCGCGAAGAGCGGCTATCGACCGCCCAAGGAGCGCGTGATCGAGTTCACTTGGAGCGACGATGTCAGGCTCGAGGGCCGGCGCTTCGGCGCGCTTGCCGGTGGATTCCTTCCGCTCTATTGCGGCGGAACCCTGGTCTTTGACGGCAACGGCAATTTTCTCCACAGCTCGCTGGTGCTGCCGACGCCGCAGCGCCGCCGCGCGCTTCTCGCCTACGTCGCCTTCCTGGTGCGCGACGGGCGCATCGGCGTGGTCGACGGGGCGCGCGGCATCGGCGCGCCGGGGATCGACAGCTTTCCGGTGCGCGCGATCCTGGAGGGCAACCGGGTACGTCTCGAGCGCAACGCCGCGATGCGCCACGGCAGGCCGGGAGACGGTCACCCATGA
- a CDS encoding nucleoside deaminase, with translation MAFTDIKPEPMTQALAEAAAAAARGEVPVGAVLVNSATGAVLAKSGNRVEADADPTAHAELLVIRAGARALGSPRLETCDLYVTLEPCAMCAQAIAFARIRRLYFGAYDPKGGGVEHGARIFEQATCHHRPEVYGGIAEREAGVLLKRFFKERR, from the coding sequence ATGGCCTTCACCGACATCAAGCCCGAACCGATGACCCAGGCGCTGGCGGAAGCCGCGGCCGCGGCGGCGCGCGGCGAGGTGCCAGTCGGGGCGGTGCTGGTCAACAGCGCCACCGGCGCCGTGCTGGCCAAGTCCGGCAATCGGGTCGAGGCCGACGCCGACCCGACCGCCCATGCCGAGCTTCTCGTCATCCGCGCCGGGGCCCGGGCGCTGGGCAGCCCGCGGCTCGAGACCTGCGATCTCTATGTCACGCTCGAGCCCTGCGCCATGTGCGCCCAGGCGATCGCCTTCGCGCGCATCCGGCGGCTCTATTTCGGCGCCTACGACCCCAAGGGCGGCGGCGTCGAGCATGGCGCCCGCATCTTCGAGCAGGCGACCTGCCATCACCGCCCCGAGGTCTATGGCGGCATCGCCGAGCGCGAGGCGGGGGTGCTGCTGAAGCGGTTCTTCAAGGAGCGGCGCTAA
- a CDS encoding adenylate/guanylate cyclase domain-containing protein, with product MFDAIPIHVWLIESGLQNRPVLATFEELCRRLAATPLQIERAHLSVALLHPSWRGFSHTWTRKTGAVETQFFTRGLDDTQGWKESPFKYVLENRLPALRRRLTGNQAQLDFPVLTEFRDQGLTDWLCCLHSFNPEADLPWTQMMGMITSWATGAPGGFADEDIVLLEELMGTTALVVKADTQQQIARNLLTTYVGGNSVERVLAGEITRGGVQRIEAAILFADLRGFTAFSDTTPIEGTLTLLNAAFDAMGDPVTSQGGHILKFLGDGLMAIFPSGEDAGDACLRALAAAQAGQAAMALLNQARATEGLPVLGLDLALHHGEVLYGNVGTSDRLDFTVVGPAVNEASRIETLCKRLERPVLLSESFATALGDHPGLCELGTHELAGLARPRRIFGIA from the coding sequence ATGTTCGATGCCATTCCCATTCATGTCTGGCTGATCGAGAGCGGGCTTCAGAACCGGCCGGTGCTGGCGACGTTCGAGGAGCTGTGCCGGCGCCTCGCGGCGACGCCGCTGCAGATCGAGCGCGCGCATCTCTCGGTGGCGCTGCTGCATCCCTCCTGGCGCGGCTTCAGCCACACCTGGACGCGCAAGACCGGCGCGGTCGAGACGCAGTTCTTCACCCGCGGGCTGGACGACACCCAGGGCTGGAAGGAGAGCCCCTTCAAATATGTGCTGGAGAACCGGCTGCCGGCCCTGCGCCGGCGCCTCACCGGCAACCAGGCGCAGCTCGACTTCCCGGTGCTGACCGAGTTCCGCGACCAAGGTCTGACCGACTGGCTCTGCTGCCTGCACAGCTTCAACCCCGAGGCGGATCTGCCCTGGACGCAGATGATGGGCATGATCACGAGCTGGGCCACGGGCGCGCCCGGCGGCTTCGCGGACGAGGACATCGTGCTGCTCGAGGAGCTGATGGGCACGACGGCCCTGGTGGTGAAGGCCGACACCCAGCAGCAGATCGCGCGCAACCTGCTCACGACCTATGTCGGCGGCAATTCGGTCGAGCGGGTGCTGGCGGGCGAGATCACGCGCGGCGGCGTGCAGCGCATCGAGGCGGCAATCCTGTTCGCGGACCTGCGCGGCTTCACCGCTTTCTCCGACACCACGCCGATCGAGGGCACGCTGACGCTGCTGAACGCCGCCTTCGACGCGATGGGCGACCCTGTGACGAGCCAGGGCGGGCATATCCTCAAATTCCTCGGCGACGGGCTGATGGCGATCTTCCCCTCGGGAGAGGATGCCGGCGACGCCTGCTTGCGCGCGCTGGCGGCGGCGCAAGCCGGGCAGGCCGCGATGGCGCTGCTCAATCAGGCACGCGCGACCGAGGGGCTGCCGGTGCTGGGGCTCGATCTGGCGCTCCATCACGGCGAGGTGCTCTACGGCAATGTCGGCACCTCCGACCGTCTCGACTTCACCGTCGTCGGCCCCGCCGTCAACGAGGCCTCCCGCATCGAGACCCTGTGCAAGCGGCTCGAGCGCCCCGTGCTGCTCTCGGAGAGCTTCGCCACCGCGCTGGGCGACCATCCCGGCTTGTGCGAGCTCGGCACGCATGAACTCGCGGGGCTTGCAAGACCGCGACGGATTTTCGGGATCGCGTAA
- a CDS encoding NAD(P)/FAD-dependent oxidoreductase — protein sequence MNGNELFASGYKQQSYWWDQAPPASLPEARPPASVDLAIVGSGYTGLSAALVAARGGRSVVVLDSEVAGFGCSTRNGGQVSTSIKPDYATLTQRHGAAQALEIRREGIRALDFIAELIKREKIDCDWEVNGRFHAAHNPRQYEAMAQHLGHQAPGQEVPYQMVPRSEQRREIGSDRYFGGAVFPRHAQLHPARYHAGLLARVREAGATVIDRTKVNAVERGSQAFTVKTARGDVRARDVLIASNGYTGPGTPWFRRRVIPIGSYIIATEPLEPSLALGLNPNARSLSDSRKLVFYYRLSPDKRRMLFGGRVAYNETDANVSAPRLHKAMCEIYPQLQTAKITHSWYGFVAYTFDTMPHIGKQDGLWYAMGYCGSGVSLATYFGTRIGQQILGLKEGATAIDGLSFPTRPLYTGWPWFLAPSIFYYRVRDRLPI from the coding sequence ATGAACGGAAACGAATTGTTCGCGAGCGGCTACAAGCAGCAATCCTATTGGTGGGACCAGGCGCCGCCGGCCTCGCTGCCCGAGGCCAGGCCGCCGGCCTCGGTCGATCTCGCCATCGTCGGCTCCGGCTATACCGGGCTCTCGGCGGCGCTGGTCGCGGCGCGCGGCGGACGCTCGGTGGTGGTGCTCGATTCCGAGGTCGCGGGCTTCGGCTGCTCGACCCGCAATGGCGGCCAGGTCTCGACCTCGATCAAGCCCGATTATGCGACCCTGACGCAGCGTCATGGGGCCGCCCAGGCGCTCGAGATCCGGCGCGAGGGCATCCGCGCGCTCGACTTCATCGCCGAGCTCATCAAGCGCGAGAAGATCGATTGCGACTGGGAGGTCAATGGCCGCTTCCACGCCGCCCATAATCCGCGCCAGTACGAGGCGATGGCGCAGCATCTGGGCCATCAGGCCCCGGGCCAGGAAGTGCCCTACCAGATGGTGCCCCGATCCGAGCAGCGCCGCGAGATCGGCTCCGACCGCTATTTCGGCGGCGCGGTGTTCCCGCGCCATGCGCAGCTCCATCCGGCGCGCTATCACGCCGGATTGCTGGCGCGGGTGCGCGAGGCCGGCGCCACCGTGATCGACCGGACCAAGGTCAATGCGGTCGAGCGCGGCTCGCAGGCCTTCACCGTCAAGACCGCGCGCGGCGATGTCCGGGCGCGCGACGTGCTGATCGCGTCGAACGGCTATACCGGACCCGGCACGCCCTGGTTCCGCCGGCGCGTCATCCCCATCGGCAGCTACATCATCGCCACCGAGCCGCTCGAGCCGTCGCTGGCGCTGGGCCTCAATCCGAATGCGCGCTCGCTCTCGGATTCGCGCAAGCTGGTATTCTATTACCGGCTCTCGCCCGACAAGCGGCGCATGCTGTTCGGCGGCCGCGTCGCCTATAACGAGACCGACGCCAATGTCAGCGCGCCGCGCCTGCACAAGGCGATGTGCGAGATCTATCCGCAGCTGCAGACCGCCAAGATCACGCATAGCTGGTACGGCTTCGTCGCCTACACCTTCGACACCATGCCCCATATCGGCAAGCAGGACGGGCTCTGGTACGCGATGGGCTATTGCGGCTCGGGCGTCTCGCTCGCGACCTATTTCGGCACCCGGATCGGCCAGCAGATCCTCGGCCTGAAGGAAGGGGCGACCGCCATCGACGGGCTCTCCTTCCCCACGCGCCCGCTCTACACCGGCTGGCCCTGGTTCCTGGCGCCGTCGATCTTCTATTACCGGGTCAGGGACCGGTTGCCGATATAA
- a CDS encoding adenylate/guanylate cyclase domain-containing protein — MAEPATEDLEESAAEAAGIGEARRRWRPSLGAVLMVTLLLSVLLTAGLIHFSWQAVARGNLKDLVGQLNDKIAGSIQQEVASVIANATAAQEALRTIFFQNVITPQDEAKREFIFLALLQSQPSLSWISFGWPDGHFFGAEKLGDESILMVEVTWDTAHKMAQRRVDSYKVITGDIEFEQRNFTDSQFDASQQPWYVRAMAADKPVWSDISQFPTETKPAIAISSQLEVYGKFQGIICVAIELERLSQFLAGIQVARNGTVAIVDAEGHIVAAPELAEKSDEAGAATASTAVMNDAIRDKLNKVAMEALHHFGMQLGQIHATMSWDYRSTVDRDDYFVTFTPLGFNGWLVATVIPASDFLAEVERNTRRLAWIVGFFTLIMANGAIWFARAAISRPLRRVIAELRHIENFELHRVQRMNSFLSEIDRLSGALVHMASGLASFQKYVPTELVRRLLKQGIEAKPGGTHLPITVMFTDLAGFTALSEKLGDAVVPVLAEYLSRMSPIIAEGRGVIDKFIGDAIMALWGAPEPNPDHALDACRVALACQQALATLGLEAQAQGRLPLKMRVGINSGNILVGNIGSEERLNYTAIGDSVNVASRLEALNKRYGTATLIGEETRRQAGDAILVRRLDRVAVYGKKEGIAIYELIGLPAERPRLEPLGWIALYEQGLDLYAQRKFAEAIDAFKAADRERPDGDPPARLFIERAKAFMIVPPPPNWMAVTVLAEK, encoded by the coding sequence ATGGCAGAGCCGGCCACCGAGGACCTGGAGGAGAGCGCCGCCGAGGCGGCCGGCATCGGCGAGGCGCGCCGGCGCTGGCGTCCGAGCCTGGGCGCGGTGCTCATGGTCACGCTGCTGCTCTCGGTGCTGCTGACCGCAGGCCTGATCCATTTCTCCTGGCAGGCCGTCGCGCGCGGCAACCTCAAGGACCTGGTCGGCCAGCTCAACGACAAGATCGCGGGCTCGATCCAGCAGGAAGTGGCCTCGGTCATCGCCAACGCGACCGCGGCGCAGGAAGCCTTGCGCACGATCTTCTTCCAGAACGTCATCACGCCGCAGGACGAGGCCAAGCGCGAATTCATCTTCCTGGCGCTGCTGCAGTCGCAGCCGAGCCTCTCCTGGATCTCCTTCGGCTGGCCCGACGGCCATTTCTTCGGCGCCGAGAAGCTCGGCGACGAGAGCATCCTGATGGTCGAGGTCACCTGGGACACGGCGCACAAAATGGCCCAGCGCCGCGTCGACAGCTACAAGGTCATCACCGGCGACATCGAGTTCGAGCAGCGCAACTTCACGGACTCCCAGTTCGATGCCTCGCAGCAGCCCTGGTACGTCCGCGCCATGGCCGCGGACAAACCGGTCTGGAGCGACATCAGCCAGTTTCCGACCGAGACCAAGCCCGCCATCGCCATCTCGAGCCAGCTCGAGGTCTATGGCAAGTTCCAGGGCATCATCTGCGTCGCGATCGAGCTCGAGCGGCTCTCGCAGTTCCTGGCCGGTATCCAGGTGGCGCGCAACGGCACGGTCGCCATTGTCGATGCCGAGGGCCATATCGTGGCGGCGCCGGAGCTGGCGGAGAAGAGCGACGAGGCCGGCGCGGCGACCGCCTCGACGGCGGTCATGAACGACGCGATCCGCGACAAGCTCAACAAGGTGGCGATGGAGGCGTTGCATCATTTCGGCATGCAGCTCGGCCAGATCCACGCCACCATGTCCTGGGACTATCGCTCGACGGTCGATCGCGACGATTATTTCGTCACCTTCACGCCGCTGGGCTTCAATGGCTGGCTGGTCGCGACCGTGATCCCGGCCTCGGATTTCCTGGCCGAGGTCGAGCGCAATACGCGCCGGCTCGCCTGGATCGTCGGCTTCTTCACCCTGATCATGGCCAACGGCGCCATCTGGTTCGCGCGCGCCGCGATCTCCCGGCCCCTGCGCCGCGTCATCGCCGAGCTCCGCCATATCGAGAATTTCGAGCTTCATCGCGTGCAGCGCATGAACTCCTTCCTCTCGGAGATCGACCGGCTGTCGGGCGCGCTCGTCCATATGGCCTCGGGCCTCGCCTCGTTCCAGAAATATGTCCCGACCGAGCTGGTGCGCCGCCTGCTGAAGCAGGGCATCGAGGCCAAGCCCGGCGGCACCCATCTGCCGATCACGGTGATGTTCACCGACCTCGCCGGCTTCACCGCGCTCTCGGAGAAGCTGGGCGACGCGGTGGTGCCGGTGCTGGCGGAGTATCTCAGCCGCATGTCGCCGATCATCGCCGAAGGCCGCGGCGTCATCGACAAGTTCATCGGCGACGCGATCATGGCGCTCTGGGGCGCGCCCGAGCCCAATCCCGATCATGCGCTCGACGCCTGCCGCGTGGCGCTCGCCTGCCAGCAGGCCCTGGCAACCCTGGGGCTCGAGGCCCAGGCACAGGGCCGGCTGCCCCTGAAGATGCGGGTCGGCATCAACAGCGGCAACATCCTGGTGGGCAATATCGGCTCGGAGGAGCGGCTCAACTACACGGCGATCGGCGATTCCGTGAATGTCGCCTCGCGGCTGGAGGCCCTCAACAAGCGCTACGGCACCGCGACCCTGATCGGCGAGGAGACCCGCCGCCAGGCGGGCGACGCCATCCTCGTGCGCCGCCTCGACCGGGTCGCGGTCTATGGCAAGAAGGAGGGCATCGCGATCTATGAGCTGATCGGGTTGCCTGCCGAGCGCCCGCGGCTCGAACCGCTGGGCTGGATCGCGCTCTATGAGCAGGGCCTCGATCTCTATGCGCAGCGTAAATTCGCCGAGGCGATCGACGCCTTCAAGGCCGCCGACCGGGAACGTCCGGACGGCGACCCGCCCGCACGCCTCTTCATCGAGCGCGCGAAAGCCTTCATGATCGTGCCGCCGCCGCCGAACTGGATGGCGGTCACGGTCCTGGCCGAGAAATAA